The Calonectris borealis chromosome 6, bCalBor7.hap1.2, whole genome shotgun sequence genome contains the following window.
TTGCCCACAGTCACAACCCAGCTGCGCCAGTTCTGCGGTGCAGTTAAGGCCGAAGCCGGGCGGCTCTCCTCAGCCCAGCCGGTGGCACTGAGGGGGGCACCTCCCTGAGGGACCCTGGTAGCCGGCCCCTCTGGAGGCCACAAAGCCCCGCATGCCACAGGTTCCCTTTCGTAGCACTGAGATTTATAGACGGCTtgtaaaaatttaaagaaacaccACGAAAACCACCCTTTATTCCACGCATCGCTTCTGGGGGCGCCGGCCCCACACCAGGCCTCTCCCTGACAGGATGACACCGGTCTGCCGCCGGCACGGCCTCAGTTCAGCCCTCAGAGGACGGGCGAGggcccggtggagccgggagggcCGTGGGGGACTGCCCGGCGGGAGGGGCTCCccgcggggcgagcggcggggcggcaccggcacccccccaccccaccgcctcctcctcggAGCTGCGGCGCCGCGCGGCTCCCCTAGGGGGCGCACTGCTCCGGCGGCCCGCCGGCAGCGCGCGGCGAGGGGGCGGGCCCCGCACCGGCGGCGAGCGGTGATTGGCGGATGCGAAGCTATAAATGGGGGCGGGCGGTGGGGGGACAAAGCAGTCTGCGCGGGACCGGCGGCCGGGTGGAGAGGGGGCGGTGGCGCGTCCCGCGGCTCTGCCAcctctgctgggttttttccttttttttttttttttttttaaaaaaaaaaaaaaattatttttatcgtTTGAGGGAACCgggtgtgtgtgcttttttttttttttttttccttttgttgtggCTGGCCGAGGGACTAAGCCGAGATCAATGAAGGAAAGAAGAGCGAGCCAGAAGTTATCGAGCAAGGCGGTGATGGATCCCAACCAGAACGTGAAGTGCAAGATCGTGGTGGTGGGGGACAGCCAGTGCGGGAAAACCGCGCTGCTCCACGTCTTCGCCAAGGACTGCTTCCCCGAGGtgggccgggcgggccggggcaggggcaggggccggggcggcggcggtggcggtgggCGCGGGCTGACTGTTGGCTGTCTCCCGTCAGAGCTACGTCCCCACCGTCTTCGAGAACTACACGGCCAGCTTCGAGATCGACACGCAGCGCATCGAGCTCAGCCTCTGGGACACCTCGGGTGAGCGCTCCCCCGCGGCTCCCGGGGGCGGGTGGTGTAAATCGGTGAGGAGCGGCAGCCCCCGTCggtcggggcgggggggcgccggggggagcAGGAGaccgccccgcagcccctcgccgcCGCGTCGGTTTGCCTGTCTGCAGATGCCAGGGGCAGCTGTGCCAgacggtggttttttttttaaaaaatctgaggtATACTTTAGCGATATGCTTgacttttgggggggggaagggtgtgGACAAACCTCCATTAAGCGATTTGTCAGCATtgcaggggaaggcaggcagggcaggggtaTGTGTTCCCACCTGCCTGGCTGGAGGGAGCTTAGCTGAGGAGCTCCGGGGGTACCTTTGCTCCTCCGAAACTCTGCTTCACCTAGCAGAAGAGGTGTTTATATATGCTAATGGTAAATTACATCCGCTGGCATTTGAGTTCCTTGTGGCCTCTTTaatgcctacttttttttttttttgtaaaatacctTATATTTTCCCCTGCTTTGGAGAAGTCTTTAAAGCCTGGAAAGGCTAGGGAGGTGGGCATCTCTGGTCCTCTGAAGGTGCAGAGGGAGCCATCCTTTCTTACATACCATGAGCAGTGCTTGGGGTCCTCATCACTCTTCCAGTTGTGCCACTCTTCTTCAGTGGCCATGTCAAAAACCGTGCCTCGCATGCCTCAAAGGTTGAGGTTCTTGGTGCTTGGCTGTCTTAGATCTCATGTTAGACCAGGAACCCCTCTAGATCCTGCTGTCATTGATAATTGGACTAAGCTTACTGCTGGGGTGGTGAGGACGCACCCTTGAACTTGCCACCCCAGCGCTGGAGAGAAGCGTGGACAGCCAGTGGTCTCTGCCGCACGGGGAGAGGTGGTCAGGGGTGAATGACGCCATGAACCATTAATGCAGGTGTGGATCAACATTAACTCTGCAGAAGTGATTGGAAAAAAGCTGGAGGAACTTGACAAGAGTATGCAAGCCCTTTCTTCTTTGGGCAGGTTGTGTAGATAGCTTTTTAATGTTGAATTTGGACCCAGCAGTTCATTCTAAATACGAAAGCAGTCCTTTTACCAGAAACGAAAATGttaatccctttttaaaaaaagggagttTAGGCGGTGAGTTGGCTTTCCTCTTGCTGTTGAGGAAATGATTCCAAATTCTTGCAACACGATTACTGGGAAAAGGCAGTCTCTGTGCCCACAACCAGTATCAGCGTAGctctgaactgatttttttcttcatcttgtgcCAAGTAAGACTTGCGGACTTCTAGAGTGTGTCTGGTTTGAGCTTTCATCCTGATTACTAAGCTGACTGTAACAAATTCTATGGAGTAAGggcttattaaaaattaatagttaGTGAAGTTATTTTGGAAAACTTTATCTTTTAGCTATTAAAATACAACACGCTCACTGGTGAAGCTGTTTGACATGGGAAGGTTTGGAATTTGTATGTCAAAGGCTGGAGACACCCATGTAATGAAATATTCTGTAGCACTTCAAAAGACAAAAGTGGTGGAAGAAACACCTGCCAGCCTTTGCGTGTGCATGTCATCCTCTCAGGCCTGTCCTGGAACTAATAGAAAATTTGACTGAGTCAGAAGCTTAAGATCAAGTGGCTAATTTGTCTGCAATCTGAAACTGAAGAGGAAATGTTTGAAAGATCCAGTGCTTGGTCTTACAAAGTATTACTGAACAGCAGATCCTCTGGTTGTGGGACTCTGCGGATGAAGAATTGGCTCTCTGTAAACAGCCCTGCTCACCGACTGCAAGAAGAAACACTACCCAAACCCATTAACCCAATGCAAAATCACAGATAAAGGGCGTCAAAAGATAAGATAGTGTTTTAGCATTATCTTAAATTCTTGGTAATTTAGTTTTTGCAAGTCTTTGTCCTAGTCCTCTGCTGAATTAGAATAAACGtcttaatgacatttttaaagcaggacTAGATCTAGTTAGCTTAAAAATATGACTGATTAACTGCCAAATACTAATGGAAGATAATGTCCATTGCAACATGAGGAAGGTAATGGCTTCAGTCGTTTGAGGTACTTCTATATCTCTTGGAAGAGAGGGGAAGGACGCGATTTAGCTGAGTTTGATTGCAATATACTCCAGATACTTTCAAGATGACAAGATCCTTCTTTAACCCTCTTTAACTATTTTCTAACTGGGAGAATGCAACAGGCTGCCTTGCAAATTAGTTTCTAACTTGAGTTGAAGTAAATACCGGGTTTTGCATTGAATCCTTTGGAAGGAAGGTCCTGCCACTTTGAGCATTTTTTTTGCTcactgagaaaatgagaaaagctgtAGGCATTGGTTAAAATAGTTTTGTGCTAGGGTGAGAACAGGCCCTGCTGTTATGGTTTTGGTTTATGATCCTTTATATAATAATAATGTGCTTTTTCCTGGAGGACTCTTAAGTACAAAATGTAGAGAGTCACGCAATTGATAGAACATTTTCAAGCTAGCTGTAAATTTATTGGGAAGTTTTTGTTGTCTCTTGGATATGCCCGTAGAAATATGGGACAAAACACTCTTAGAAGTAAGAGTGGAATGGGAAGAttcattattcaaatattttctggTACTGTCTAGTTCTGCAAGTCATTATAAGGATTTAAATTAGCCGCAGCATTAAGGAAAGCACTTGCCAACTTGAATTTCAATTGGTTTTTGGACTACCAACCCTCCTTTCAAAGCAGGAATGTCTGGTTGCAATCTAACTACACCATAAATTATTCTACTCTGTGGTAACGTACTATGGCAATCTTGAGCTGTTTGGGAGCTGTGTGCTTATTTTGCTAGGTGGAGTATTAGAAGTTTCTTCAGGCTGAAGCTTCATCTTGTAGTCTCATGGACACTGTGAAGAATACTTGTGTATTAGATGTCTTTGTCTGCCGTAGGCATGGTCTTAATGTGCATTTACCAAGTTTTTGGCTTCTGCCATGAAAAGTGACTATTTTGATACTTACATTTCTTGCTAGtacagcagcagctgtggcacAGAAATCACATACTATTAATTAGGTCTACATGCCTGTGTCTCCCTGAAAcatattttagtttcttttttattggTTGAACTGTGGAAACTGTACTGGATACTCCAATAAAATAATTCTCAACAGGGCCAGAAATACTTATGCACTGCTGGGGATTAGCATATAATTAAATCCAGAAGGGCCTTAGAGCTTTAAATCAGGTTAGCTTTACTGTGATTTGAATATGCACAATGTATTCAGTGTCTATATAGAAACATAATATTAATTATAAGGCTTTTTGCCGAAATGTTTCAGAAGACATCTGAAACATACATGAATTAAAGTTACGATTTTCCTGAGCTCTCTGGCAGTAAGCATCATAAAGGAAATGTCAAATTTCTGTTTTTGCCTTCCAGTTCACTTGCAAGTTGGCTGTATTGAGCTGTGTGAATTTTTCGTTTCATGGCAGAGTAACAGTAActatagtttggtttttttttttccctttagaggGGAAATAATTAGAATTGACAACTGGGAATGCCAAGTCACCTACCAGAGTCCTGTTTTCTACTTGAGGTGCTATGAATATTGTGATAGCCATGTGCTTGGAGATGATGTGTTCTATGATATTCAGTATACAAAATCACCTGCGTTTTCTCCAAAACAGCCAAGGTGGATTTGGAAGGAGAAAAGCCATCAGCAGTGAGTCAGCTACTTAGAGCGGCCACTGCAGCATTTGATGTGTTTTCTACGTAGCTGATAATTAGTGAGCCCAAGGGTTTGGGAGTGAGAATGCTGCTGTTCAACTGTTGTTCTTTCAGTTGACTGGAGTCCAAAAGGCTACAAAGACTGATGCCTGATGGCTGCTTGGTGGTGTGTAAATAGTAAACTATTGCCTGTTACTGAGCTCTGCTTCCCTTAGGGCCCGTGGGCAAGCAGAGGCTGAGCAGCGCGGTGAGCAGGAGCTGCCCAGGTTCAGCTCCGGAGGTGGGATGTGGGACTGAACCTCCTGGTTGGAACTCGTGGTGGTGGTGGCTTTGGGGCTTGCAGGGCATCGTCTCTCCATGATCTAGCATCTTAGAGTAGTACTAAGCCATCAAAAAATTAAGTATGCTTTAACTTTTAACGATGTAAttctgttgttattgttattaattattaagATAGCACCATTTAAACCTAAGCTTTGGTATCTTCTGTAGACCAAAGCCAAGCATATTGCTGGTAAggggttttatttcagtttaaaagctGAATTTATGTTGTACTTTGCATGAAACATAAGGTTTTAAAAGTAGATCTTTCttaatgtttaaattattttggcTTAACTTATTTAAGCTgccaaacagattaaaaaagggGGATTGCAGCTGGAATACACTTCCACCCCAAAGTGAGATGAACTACAGCATTATCAGCAATTCcttgataaaacagaaaaatcatctGTGTTGTCCttgacaaaaatgttttattttgtaggAACAGAATCACAAACGCAAataggcttatttttttttccacaaataccATAGCTGTAGCTCTACATTCTCCTTCTGTTTTCTAGGGTTGGCATGGCTTCAGATCTGCAGACTAACTTGAAAAAGAGTGAGCAGCCTTACTGGGCTGTGCTCAAGTTGTCTGTTCAGACTTGAGCCTCATTCCTGAGATTCCTGGCTTCTGAGGGTTTCTCTGGGCGAAACGATGAAATGCCAGATTGAATAGGCTCGCACAGCGAGGGCCGTAGCCCCTCTTTATTTGCGCAGTAATAAAGGTTCAGTTATTGCTGTTGAATGAGACCAGGAAATTTCCTTTGTTGATACTGCAGCCCGAGTACTTTAAATGGTTCCCATTTGTTCTGCCACACACTACCCAAAGAAAAGGAGGTGTCAAATATTCCTCCTAGCTTGCATCTGAGCAGAAGCACTGCCTATAAAAGTGCACTTACTCTAGCTCAGCATCTTTAATATGAGAGGTTCAGAAGGAAAacctaaaaagaaaaaccctcaaaacaaacACAGCTACAGCTGACACAGTAGAAAGGAGTCTCTGGGCTGGAGGTGGTGAccatatgtatacataaatacatgCTGATGGACATATATGGTATGTTGTATCCCTGAAGACTGGTGAGTGAGAAGATAGGTATGTGTCTAAGGAATTAGTTTCTGGGTGAGGCTTTTTTGAGACTCCTTTCTAGCCAGCAACCATTTGGCCAAGCATTCATGATCTTCAATCCTGCCCTTACTTGCCTGAGCCTGGCAGGGAGATGTGCTAGCCCGGCAGTGGCTCTCACCAGCACGCAGGCTGGCGGCTGGGCAGCAGTCTGTGCTTTGGCCCGTTTAACGCTGCAGAGCAGTGCAGGTGGCTAGTTAACGGCACGCGGCTCTGCAATTCGTCTGTCCAGGGCAAATAACttggccctggggctccaggATAAATAACttggccctggggctccaggATGAAGGCACTGTAATAGCAGTGCTGGAGATAGCCGGGGAATAATTAGTAGTAGAAAATGCTTATTGATAGTCAGTGCAAGCAGAGCTGAGCTCAAATGAATAGTTAACTACCGGTCAGCTCAGCTTGCTTAGATTTCTTTCTAACATGTCATTTACCGCTGAAGACAGCTAACACTGTTTTGAAGAGCAGTTTTTGACAGCTGCCTCTTCATTAGATTGACATCATTTATGAAGATGAGCATTTGAATAAAATAGTCTCGTTCAACAAATTACCTTCTGCTACCTAGTTTGGTAATGCTTCATTCCCCATGTGTTACTCTTCATTTCAAAAACAACATTCCTGGGATTCTTGACTCCTTCCTCCCTGTATAAGCTGTCCAACTTAAGTCATCTGCGATAAGTTCACACCATTTCCCCCTCTGCTTTGTGCAACAGCATGAGCTGTCTGTCAGTTAAAAACTTGAGGAATTTCTCTAATCCACTTAATAGTCTGCTCAGCCTGAGACCTTACAGCCAATTAGTTCTAGATAGTTGGAAAATTGGTGATATAATTAGCTGATAACCCCCAAACTCTTGAAAGCTGTATTCTTATTGTGTATGTTCTATGTTGTATTTTAGGCttatgagagaaaaatacagaaataagactATATGGctaagaaaatggattttaagtTGCAGGCATGCATTTTAAAGCCCAAGCCCTTATCCTGTTGGACCACTTAACTTTTAAGTACTCTTCTAAATCAGAAATACGTTCTCCTCAGTAAGTGAAGCTTCAGCAGAGTTAAGGCCAAACCGAATGGTGGCTGAGTGACTGGAACTTCctagaaaaaaggaagattttttttttttccccaaacctgtTACCAGATTCACCAGATGATAAAAATGAGATTTCTGACTCTGGAGATATATTTGTAACTGCGCATCATGACaattcttaaagaaaacagcGTATCCCTTAACAGCTCTGGAAATAAAACATGCACAAAGTGCAATATTGGACCTATTTCTGTTCCATCAGATTACTAGATTAACTTTGATCTCGTTgataaaaatttgttttatggaCTAAACATAAACATTTATTGCAAGCATATATTGATTTACAGATTGATGAGGCTTTTTGTGACAGATAACTTGCGTGTCTGCCTACAGGACTGGGATTCTTTCCTGCTGGAGTACTGCAACAAATGCTTTAATTTGAAGCAAGAGTTCCTTCTAAAAGTTGTCGATATCCATGACAACTAAAGATGCTTTTTGCACTTGGAActacttgttttaaattaaatgttagaAGAATCAAAACTGATTTATTTCAAAACTTTCTGAATCTTTTCCATGAAAGCGCAACCGTGACAAATCTGCTTTGAAGAAGCTTTTTGGAGGTTAAGGGTTTGTTCTCAAAGTCAGATCCCTGCAGGTTAATGCTGGGACTTAAACTTGGGCTGACCCGATTTCCCTTTCCTTGTTGTTGGGGGCATCACAAGCTTTTGGTGGGAGATGGATCGTTGGGGTGCCATCACTCTTAATTACTTGGAAAGCTGTTGCTTTTGTAggtgagaaacaaaaggaaagtggGGAAATGAGCAACTGCAACGAGTCTTTTGGGAGTACAGTGCTATTGAAGAAAAGATGGAAGCTGGGTGCTATTAAAGAGCTTCACTGAAAACCTTTCTAAGCTTTCTGAATCAGCTTGAATGActgcagaaagtgaaaaatacaaactaataaaaatgttggttttttccctgcaggATCTCCTTATTATGACAATGTCCGCCCGCTCTCCTATCCAGATTCTGATGCTGTTCTGATTTGCTTTGACATCAGTCGTCCAGAAACTCTTGACAGTGTGCTAAAAAAGGCAAGTGTTTGAGAAATGTTTGAGTACAGAACTGTGTGAGTATCTTGTCTTTAAATCTCAAGAGTGGTGCCGTTTCCTGCATTGGAGACTTCAGTTTGCTTCTTTTAATGGAGAGATGACAGGACTGCGCTCTGCACTGCTAGAATTTGAGATCATTTATTTGAAAGGGATGAAtgttaattgaaaacaaaaactcCCTAATGGACGCTCAGGGGTGAAGTAAATTCTCATTCCTCAGCCCTTAGACAGCAGTGAATTGTTTAGGGTGGTGTgaggtgcagggctgggtgcagcaAGAAATTCTCTCGCATTATATTCATATAACAGACAGTATTGAGAAACTTTGCCATGTTGCAAAGACGGTTAAAATGTGCCTGCCAAGTGTTTGGACTTTTGCCATGGCTTTACATAATTTCTCGGCCTGAAGTTAGAAGTAGCCAGTGACAAATGCCTCTGGAAGCCACCAGAAGACCTAGCAGCGGCATAGAAATGCCGTCCTGCACCaaacttcagaatttttcacAAGCTCAGTGTTCTGAGATTCAATGCCAGACTTTCCCtgagttaaaacattttattttgataatcAAGCTCTTTTTTTGCAAGGTGGTCCTGGTCCTCTCCTCGATCACTGGGCGTGACTCAACTTTGCAGTGTTGTCTTTAAGGCTTAATGACCTGAAGTTCCTTTTTTCTGTAGCTGGGGCCAGTGATTCTTGTGTCACTGGGAATAAAGCGGCATACCATACTCTGAATAATCTGCAGAAAATACTTAAGACTATTCTCTCAGCTACTAACTGCGCCAACAAGCATCTAGaactgtctttcttttctgtccctgATAATGTTCGTTACTATACCGTTGCTTAATTCTGTAAGAGATTTTTCTTAATATGCTTTTAAATCCAAATGATATCCTTAAGTTTTAGGGATTGTGTGGTCTGTTCAGATTATGCTGTGAAATTTTTGGCTTTCCTGTGTTCTCAAAATAACCATGTAGAGGGGGAAGAAACGCAAGGCATATATCACAAGTTCTGTTTGAAGGGCTTATTACTGGTTCACAATAGCTGAACCCTTGACAGATTTGAGTAGTTTTAGGTGTGAGGATGTAGCCATGAGCCAATATATAGCAAGGCTTATTTTGTGGTCATACAAGACCTGCCTCTGCAGCTCTGTCTTGAGGAACCATTGAATGTTGGTGACACCAGGTTTCATTGGTTCCTGTCTGCAAATGGCTATGGCTGGGTGTCTACCGCTTCTGAGGAGCAACAGGTCTGCAGACCTTTGCTCGTGTAGGTAAAGAATCTCAATTTATCCCCTCTTGATTAGTAAGTTGGTGGAATTAATGAGTGTATGAGATGGTAAGATTCCAACCTTGACCAGATTCTGCTGGAACTAATGCCTTTAGAAATTAGCTTGAAGGTAGATACAACTATTATGTAAGAGTATTTCCACATGAAATGTCATGACTTATTAAACTTTATCTTGTACCTATTGCTTCTTTGGATTTAAACATTCATCTACTCAACTATAACAACAACCTAAAATTTTACAGTGGAAAGGTGAAATCCAGGAGTTTTGTCCGAACACCAAAATGCTTTTGGTTGGTTGCAAGTCGGATCTGCGCACAGATGTAAGCACACTAGTGGAACTTTCCAATCACAGGCAGACACCAGTGTCCTACGATCAGGTATGTGCCATGTCCTTTGTGGTGGACCACTTAGGGGTGGAAGACAAGACTCTTTTCTATCACTGTAGCCATCTTTATGAATAACTTCTCTCCCCGTTGACACGAGTGCATCCTACAAGTCAGGTGCACATACTCTAGTAGTTGCTGGAGCTGAATTTGAAAACTATTATGAGTAAAGGCAAAGCCTACCCACAGACTGGATGCAGCAGAAAATCATGCTGCCCCACAACGCATGCTTTAAGCATCATAAGATTGTAGCCTGATTGATGGCAAAGAGCCTTTCAAGTGAATTGCAAATAAACTTACTGCTTTTCTGGGCCTACAGAGGCCAAAACAG
Protein-coding sequences here:
- the RND3 gene encoding rho-related GTP-binding protein RhoE; this encodes MGAGGGGTKQSARDRRPGGEGAVARPAALPPLLGFFLFFFFFFKKKKKLFLSFEGTGCVCFFFFFFPFVVAGRGTKPRSMKERRASQKLSSKAVMDPNQNVKCKIVVVGDSQCGKTALLHVFAKDCFPESYVPTVFENYTASFEIDTQRIELSLWDTSGSPYYDNVRPLSYPDSDAVLICFDISRPETLDSVLKKWKGEIQEFCPNTKMLLVGCKSDLRTDVSTLVELSNHRQTPVSYDQGANMAKQIGAATYIECSALQSENSVRDIFHVATLACVNKTNKNVKRNKSQRATKRISHMPGRPELSTVATDLRKDKAKSCTVM